CGGGCGATTGGCGAAGCGTTCGGGAACCGACTCGTTCCGAGTCTCCGTTCTGGAATCGCCCACTTTCCTTAGATCGGGGCGTCTGGCAAAAAAAGTCGAACAGCCGGTTTTCCCCCGCCGCCGTATGGGCCAGCAAAAAGCCGCCCCCCGCCAGGGAGGTCAGCGATGACTCTACGACGCAGGCGGTGAAGGCGGCGGCGATCGCCGCGTCAAAGGCATTGCCCCCCTGGCGCAGCATCTCGGCCCCGGCCTCGGCGGTCAGGGCATGGCCCGCAGCAACTGCGCCCCGATTGGCTGTAGGGATACTCATAGCTGAGTAGTATATCCCTCGTGCCCCTAGGACAGCTTGCCCGCCGCCCAAATCTGCTCCGCAGTGAGCGACAGTTCAGGAAGTGTGGGCGACACCAGGGGCTGATCCCCCAAAAATACGGTTTCGTCGTAGAGCCCTTCGTTGAAGGTCAGCACCGTCACCTTAGACTCCAGCGGATCGACAATCCAGTATTCGGGGATTTCTAGGGCGGCGTATTCTGTGCGCTTGTAGCGGTAGTTGCGGGTAATGGAGTCGGGGCTGACCACTTCTATCACTAGCAATGGAGATGTTGCAAAAACGACCGACCTGCCTTTAAGCTCTTGAGCCTGATCGAGTGTGACCATTGATACATCCGTGATCCTCGACTTTCGCAAGCCAGTTCTAACGCCTGACTCACGAAAACATAACCAAGGATGCTGGAGCCGCTTAATTTCGATATCTAGCGCCTGTTCTAGAAATTTAGCAATTAAAAAATGCTCCATTATAGGCGGCGGCATTTCGACCAGTTCTCCATCCACCAGTTCATAGCGATTTTCAGTGCCGTCATCATAGGCAATGTAGTCTTCAAAACTGAGTGGGGCTGTTGCGGTGGAGGGGGTCATAGGGTTGCTCCGCTTTCCCTAAATTGTGCCACGACTTTCGGAAGAGTAAAGATGCCTGGATCCCTAGCTCCAGTCTTCGCGGCCTCGGCCTAGCCCCTTGTAGACCTCGCCCTGCTGGTGAATAGCGCGGGTTTTCTCAAACAGTTCGGCCTCGGTGAGCTGCCAGCGGTTGAGAGCTTTTTTGAGGTCAGTTTGAATGTCGCGGGCACCGGGAAACCCGTCGTAGCGAATCGTCAGCCGGGCTAGCTCGACCAGGTTGTAGTCGGTGGCTTCGCCCGCCAAAAGCTGGTTGACCACCTGGCGATCGGTTTTGTACTGCGGGTGTTGCTGGTCTTTGGTGGAATCTGCCATAGCGATCGCCTAATGACTGAGAACCCGAGCATTCGAGGTCGGTGCCGCCACTTCAGGAACAGCTGCCGCTTCGATTAGGCCACCGCCGAGAACTCGGTCGCCGTCGTACCATACCGCCGCCTGGCCGGGGGTCACTCCAAACTGGGGCTCGTCAAACACAATTCGCACCCGATCGCCCGTGCGATCCCCACTCGGTAGGGGCACCAGGGTTGCCCCCACCGCCTCGCTGCGGTAGCGAATCTGTACCGAGACTTTCATGGGTTCTTGAGGAGCAGCAATGGAGACCCAGTTCACCCGCTGCACGGTGCAGTCGGGCAGGTGGGCATCGCTGCGATCGGCCACAATCACGTGGTTTTTGCCCATGTCAAAGCCCACCACGTAGAGCGGATTTGGGGCGGCAATGCCCAGCCCCTTGCGCTGGCCGATGGTGTAGTGGTGAATGCCGGTGTGCTGACCGAGAATGCGGCCTTCGGTATCCACGATGTCCCCAGGTTTGGGGGCCAGGTATTTGTCTAAAAAGGTCTGCATCGAGCCGTGGTGCTCGATCAAACACAGATCCTGGCTGTCGGGCTTGGCGGCGGTATGCAGCCCCAACTCGGCGGCGATGCGGCGGGTTTCGGTCTTGGTCTGGTGGCCCAAAGGGAAGTCGCAGGCGGCCAGCAGATCCTGGGTGAGGTCGTAGAGAAAGTAGGACTGATCTTTGGCCGGATCGACGGCGCGGCGCAGCTCGTAGCGGCCCGTTTCGGCGTTGTGGGTAATGCGGGCGTAGTGGCCGGTGGCGATGCGATCGGCACCTAATTCCTCGCGGGCGTACTGCAACATCGGCCCAAACTTCACCGCCCGGTTGCACTGGGAGCAGGGCAGGGGGGTAATGCCGCTGCCGTAGCCCTCGACTAAGTAGTTGATAATTTCGCGCTCAAACACCTCGCGGCTATCGACCACGTGGTACTCAATGCCCAGGTCGTCACAGAGCTTGGCCGCATCGACCATGCCCTCCGAGCAGCACTGGCCCTTGCCCTTCATCAGCCACAGGGTGAGGCCGACCACGTCGTACCCCTGCTGGTGCAGGGTCGCCGCCGCCACCGAACTATCTACGCCGCCGGAGAGCCCGACTACTATTTTTGCCATGGCTAGTACGCAAGGGTTTAACTGCAATCCAGTGATCTATTGTAGCTTGGCGGGTTTGGCTACTCGGGGGAACGAGGTTTCAGGTGTCAGGTTAGCGGTTAAAAGCTTTTGACGGTCGCAAACTCGATACCGTAAAGCTTATTCCCCGACGCCCTCAACCTTCACTCCGCCAGGGGCACGGTTTCAATCAGCGGGCAGATATCGCCGGGTTGGGGGCGGGGCTGTGCCTCGGCCCAGCGATCGCGATACTCCTCTAAATCGGCTTTAAACGCCGTCATCTGCTGAATTTGGGCCTCTAGCTGCTGAATTTTGTCTTGCAGGAGCGATCGCACAAACTCACAGGGCACATCCCCCCGCTGGTGCACGTTGAGCACATCCCCCACATCCTCTAAAGAAAAGCCCAGCGCCTGAGCCTTTTTAATAAACTGCACCTGGTGCACGGCCTCAGGCGAGTAGTAGCGGTAGCCGTTGTCGCCCCGTTGCGAGCTGAGTATACCCAGGCTTTCGTAGTAGCGCAGTGCCCCCACCGCAACCCCAGTTTGCCTAGCCACATCGCCAATCTTGAGACCCGTTGCCACAGCCATAGTCAGCCTCCAACATAGACACCCCCATCCTAAACTCTATAGCTCCCTACAGAGTCTAGCCCCTCATTCCCCACCTCTTGCGGTCGTCGCTACACTGGTCAACGAGACGTATGTTGATAGTTTTGCGTTGAAATTATGACTCGGACTGCACGATCTAAGCGCCGTCGTAACTCGTCTAGCGCGCTGTCGGTGATACTTGGCCCCGTGGGCATTGCCGCGCTCATGGTCGCCCTGATCGGCGGGCTGTGGTACCGCAACCGCCCTCAGTCAGTGGCCTTTGAGCCCAACACCACCGTTGGCGAAGCGGCGATGGCGGCGATCGAAACCTTTCCCGACCAGGGGCAGGCCCACGTCAGCCCTGGGCAGCCAGTCAACTACGACAGCGATTTTCCCACCTCTGGCCCCCACGACCCCAACCCCGTGCTGCCTGGAGTCTATACCCAGGAACAGCGCTTGGAAGAACTGGTGCACTCCATTGAGCACGGCAACATCGTGATCTATGTTGACCAGCCTGGCCAGGTCGCCATGGATACGCTCACGGCCTGGGCCAGGGACTTTCCCGGCTACTGGGACGGGCTGGTGGTAGTGCCCAAGGCTGGCCTGGGCGAAGAAGTTGTGCTCACCGCCTGGACTCACAAACTCCGGCTACCGGAGTTTGAACCGGAAGCTGCCGCTACTTTTATTGACACCTACCGAGGGCGTGGGCCTGAGAATCCGGTGCGGTAAGGAAGAGTAGGTGAGTGGGTGGGCGGGTAGACCCCTGTGTCTGCTCCCATCGGGGTAATGAAGTTTCGTGGTGGGGGCGGCGTTGGCGAATGGCTCTGGGCATCCTTAGGGTCAGCAGTTTGTAAGGTTGGCCAATGCTGACATCATCGCCCCAACAACTCATTATGGTGAGCGGCAAGGGCGGCGTGGGCAAAACCACGCTCTCCTGTGGGTTTGCGCGGCAGCTGGCCCAGCAGCACCCCGACGAAACGGTGCTGCTGCTCTCTACCGACCCAGCCCACTCCCTCGGGGATGTGCTGCAACTGCCGGTGGACAACACCCCCACCCCCCTGCCGGATCTGGCGAATGTGCAGGTGCGCGCCCTGGATGCAGCGGCGCTGCTGGAGCAGTTTCGGGCCGACTACGGCACCGTGCTAGAGCTGCTGGTCGAGCGGGGCAGTTTTGTAGAGGGCGACGACCTCAGCCCCGTCTGGGACATGGGCTGGCCGGGGCTCGATGAGCTGATGGCTCTCCTAGAGATTCAGCGGATTTTGCGCGATCGCGAGGCCGATCGCGTCGTCGTCGATATGGCCCCCAGCGGCCACACCCTCAACCTGTTTGCCCTGATGGATTTTCTCGACACCCTGCTCGGGGCGCTGGGGCAGTTTCAGCAAAAGCACCGCACCCTGACCGAGACCCTGGCGGGTCGCTACACCCCCGATCGCGCCGACCAGTTCATTGCCGACATGCGCCGCGATCTAGAGCAGGGCCGGGCACTGATTCAAGACGGCGATTCGCATAGCGATCCCTCTGGGAATCGCGCTGCCTGCTGGGTGGTGGGCATTCCCGAGCCCATGAGCTGGGCCGAGAGCGATCGCTTCATCACCGCCCTAGGTCAGTTAAACGTCCCCCTCGGTGGTCTGGTCATCAACCGCGTGCTTCAACAATCTGGCCATATCGACGATACTCACCGCCGTGTGCTGGCCGAGTTTGTGGCGATCGCCCAGGGCCAGCCAGTGCTGTGGGTGCCCGCCCAAGCGCAGGAACCCCTGGGCAGCGTCGCCCTCGATGCCCTCATGCTCCAGGTCAAGCCCCTGACCCCAGATCAAACCCTCGCCGATCCGGCTGCCGAGTGCTCCCCTCCCCTCGCTTGGCCGCAGCCGATTTCCCCTGGCATAGAAGACCTGATCTCAGCAGGGCGGCGGCTGGTTGTCGTGGGCGGCAAGGGCGGCGTGGGCAAAACCACCGTCTCAGCAGCCCTGGGCCTCGGGCTGGCCGATCGCCATCCCGAGGCTAATTTACGGGTGATGTCTATCGACCCGGCCCACTCGTTGGGCGACGCCTTTGGCCAGCCCCTCGGCCACGAACCCACCCTGCTGCGCCCCAACCTCCAGGCCCAGGAGGTCAGCGCCGACCTGGTGCTCGACCAGTTTCGCACCGACTACCTGTGGGAGCTGGCCGACATGATGGCGGGCGATGGCGACATTGCCAGCGGCATTCAGTTAGCCTACGGCCCCGCCGCCTGGCGGCAGATCGTCGCCCAGGCCCTGCCCGGCATCGACGAAATGCTCTCGCTGATCACCGTCATGGATCTGCTGGAGCGCAACGAGCAGCAGCTGATCGTGCTCGATACTGCCCCCACCGGCCACCTGCTGCGGTTTCTAGAGATGCCCACCGCCCTGGGCGACTGGCTGGGGTGGATCTTTAAACTCTGGATTAAGTACAAAGACGTGGTGGGCCGGGTGGAGTTTATGGGTCGCCTGCGCAATCTGCGGCAGCGGGTGCTGGCCGCCCAGGCCAAGCTGCAAGACCCCCAGCACACCGAGTTTATTGGCGTGGTGCAAAACCAGGCGGCGATTTTGGCCGAGGCTAAACGGCTCAACCACACCCTGGGCGATCGCGGCATTGCCCAGCGCTACATTGTCCACAACCGCTACCAGGTCGGCAGCGACCTGCCCGCTGAGCTGTTCCCTCAGCAGTGGGTGGTGAGGCTACCGGCGCTAGTGCCGAGCCCCAGCGCCTTCGACCAGGTGAAGCAGGCGGCCCATCTGCTGCTCGCTCCAGAGGCTCCCAGGGCCTAGGATTGCCAAATTCAACCCAATATTTGGGCTCCAGCTGTCGGTTTTGGGCCGCAGCGGGGGAATGCTAAAGCCAGTTCTAGGCTCAATCGGGTGGAGCGGTGGCGGGGCGTTTCCAGTCCACAGTCAACTACAGCTCATTATTCAGCCCTGGCCCAGACTTTCCGGAAACCTGAACTATACTTAATGGCACCGCCTACCATGGCCTTCGACACCGCGAGAGGAATCAACTGTGGCAAATCATAGGATTTTAGTCATCGATGATAGCCGGGTGATTCGCATGCGGGTGCGCGACATGCTTCCCCAGGGCAACTTCGAAGTCATTGAAGCCCAAGATGGTGTAGAAGGCATGGATGCCATTCGCAGCCAACGCCCCAACCTGATCATGCTCGACTTCCTGCTGCCCCGCATGAGCGGCTGGGAAGTCTTCCAAGAAATTCAGGCCAACCCAGACCTCCAGAACATTCCCCTGGTGCTGATGTCGGGCCGCAAAGAAGAAGTTACCGAAAAAATCACCGAGCCCTTCGAGTACTTCGAATTCATTCAAAAGCCCTTCGAGCAAAAAGAACTGATCGAAGCGATCAAAGCGTCGATGGTCAAGGCCCGCAAGCCGCGCCGCACCCCCGTGGCGGCCCCTGCTGCGGCCGCTCCCGCTGCGGCTTCTGGTGGCGGCGGCGACGTTAGCGCTGCCGAGTTCCAGGCCCTCCAGGCGCAGGTGACTCAGCTCCAGGGTGAAGTGGCTCAGCTCAAGGGGCAGTTGGGCAAGGTGCTGGCGTTCATCAAGCAAAAGCTGAAGTAGCTCGACCGGCTGGCATATCCCGTTGACGGGCGTTAGCGGGGCTCAATGGCCCCGTTTTTTGCCATAGGTCGGCTTGCGCCATCGCTGTGGCCGTTGATTTCCCTATCACGATCAAGCCCCGTAAACACCTGCTGGGGCACCCCGATGGCAATGTCCGCCCTGTCGAAGGCAAGGCGCAGGCGACGGCGAAATTCGCGGGCCACCAAAAACTGTTTGAGCGGGCGAGTCCGAATCCAAATCATCAGGGTGAGACCCGAGTGGGTCATGGCTTCGACTCCTAGCATTTCGACCGGGTTGAGAATGGCGTAGCGCCACTCGGGGTCGCTGGCCAGGGCATGGGCGGTTTCGTGGAGCACCCAGAGCGCCTCATCGACATTGGTGCCGTAGGCCACGTCAATTTTGATGTTGGCCCGTGACCAGCTGCGGCTGAGATTTTCCACCTGGGAGATCAGGCTGTTGGGCAGGGTCACCAGACGACCGTCTTCACCGCGAATTTGGGTGATGCGCAGGTTGAGATTTTCGACAATGCCGGTGGTGGTGCCGGTGGTGACTAGATCGCCGATGGCGTACTGATCTTCGAGCAAAATCAAAAAGCCGTTGACCAGGTCTTTGACCAGGCTTTGGGCTGCGAAGGAGATAGCCAGGGCGGCCACCGCTCCAAAGGCCAGCAGGGAGGCCGGGGCAATTCTCAGGGTTTGCAGCACCAGCAGGGTGGCCAGGACGTAGATGATGGCCGTTTTAAGGCCCTTGAGGGCACCGGTAATGGTCGAAATCCGCATCGACTTTCGCTGGATGTCGTCCAGATCGCCCAGTTCGTTTTTGTTCCAGGCCT
This genomic stretch from Nodosilinea sp. PGN35 harbors:
- a CDS encoding Uma2 family endonuclease, producing the protein MTPSTATAPLSFEDYIAYDDGTENRYELVDGELVEMPPPIMEHFLIAKFLEQALDIEIKRLQHPWLCFRESGVRTGLRKSRITDVSMVTLDQAQELKGRSVVFATSPLLVIEVVSPDSITRNYRYKRTEYAALEIPEYWIVDPLESKVTVLTFNEGLYDETVFLGDQPLVSPTLPELSLTAEQIWAAGKLS
- a CDS encoding DUF3288 family protein, with product MADSTKDQQHPQYKTDRQVVNQLLAGEATDYNLVELARLTIRYDGFPGARDIQTDLKKALNRWQLTEAELFEKTRAIHQQGEVYKGLGRGREDWS
- the mnmA gene encoding tRNA 2-thiouridine(34) synthase MnmA, translated to MAKIVVGLSGGVDSSVAAATLHQQGYDVVGLTLWLMKGKGQCCSEGMVDAAKLCDDLGIEYHVVDSREVFEREIINYLVEGYGSGITPLPCSQCNRAVKFGPMLQYAREELGADRIATGHYARITHNAETGRYELRRAVDPAKDQSYFLYDLTQDLLAACDFPLGHQTKTETRRIAAELGLHTAAKPDSQDLCLIEHHGSMQTFLDKYLAPKPGDIVDTEGRILGQHTGIHHYTIGQRKGLGIAAPNPLYVVGFDMGKNHVIVADRSDAHLPDCTVQRVNWVSIAAPQEPMKVSVQIRYRSEAVGATLVPLPSGDRTGDRVRIVFDEPQFGVTPGQAAVWYDGDRVLGGGLIEAAAVPEVAAPTSNARVLSH
- a CDS encoding heavy metal-responsive transcriptional regulator — protein: MAVATGLKIGDVARQTGVAVGALRYYESLGILSSQRGDNGYRYYSPEAVHQVQFIKKAQALGFSLEDVGDVLNVHQRGDVPCEFVRSLLQDKIQQLEAQIQQMTAFKADLEEYRDRWAEAQPRPQPGDICPLIETVPLAE
- a CDS encoding DUF3105 domain-containing protein; translated protein: MTRTARSKRRRNSSSALSVILGPVGIAALMVALIGGLWYRNRPQSVAFEPNTTVGEAAMAAIETFPDQGQAHVSPGQPVNYDSDFPTSGPHDPNPVLPGVYTQEQRLEELVHSIEHGNIVIYVDQPGQVAMDTLTAWARDFPGYWDGLVVVPKAGLGEEVVLTAWTHKLRLPEFEPEAAATFIDTYRGRGPENPVR
- a CDS encoding ArsA family ATPase: MLTSSPQQLIMVSGKGGVGKTTLSCGFARQLAQQHPDETVLLLSTDPAHSLGDVLQLPVDNTPTPLPDLANVQVRALDAAALLEQFRADYGTVLELLVERGSFVEGDDLSPVWDMGWPGLDELMALLEIQRILRDREADRVVVDMAPSGHTLNLFALMDFLDTLLGALGQFQQKHRTLTETLAGRYTPDRADQFIADMRRDLEQGRALIQDGDSHSDPSGNRAACWVVGIPEPMSWAESDRFITALGQLNVPLGGLVINRVLQQSGHIDDTHRRVLAEFVAIAQGQPVLWVPAQAQEPLGSVALDALMLQVKPLTPDQTLADPAAECSPPLAWPQPISPGIEDLISAGRRLVVVGGKGGVGKTTVSAALGLGLADRHPEANLRVMSIDPAHSLGDAFGQPLGHEPTLLRPNLQAQEVSADLVLDQFRTDYLWELADMMAGDGDIASGIQLAYGPAAWRQIVAQALPGIDEMLSLITVMDLLERNEQQLIVLDTAPTGHLLRFLEMPTALGDWLGWIFKLWIKYKDVVGRVEFMGRLRNLRQRVLAAQAKLQDPQHTEFIGVVQNQAAILAEAKRLNHTLGDRGIAQRYIVHNRYQVGSDLPAELFPQQWVVRLPALVPSPSAFDQVKQAAHLLLAPEAPRA
- a CDS encoding response regulator produces the protein MANHRILVIDDSRVIRMRVRDMLPQGNFEVIEAQDGVEGMDAIRSQRPNLIMLDFLLPRMSGWEVFQEIQANPDLQNIPLVLMSGRKEEVTEKITEPFEYFEFIQKPFEQKELIEAIKASMVKARKPRRTPVAAPAAAAPAAASGGGGDVSAAEFQALQAQVTQLQGEVAQLKGQLGKVLAFIKQKLK